The following coding sequences lie in one Treponema sp. OMZ 790 genomic window:
- a CDS encoding galactokinase, translated as MNLTDDIQLQELKNAFISFYGNSEEKIIFAASPARINIIGEHIDYNGGLVLPASVNLYLRIALRKRRDKKIIYRSVKSEKVFEFELDGNLAFDEEKDYANYLNGMFLFLKERGLKAGTGFELLITSDIPQGSGLSSSAALELCFGKIISHAFDFEIGGIELAKTGRRVENEFLSLKSGIMDQFSIAMGKKNQALLLDTSSLEYEYIPLETEPYRIVIMNSNKPRKLTESKYNERKEECEKALAFLQKERDIDFLCDLSVSDFESLEQGLTSNLGEKIARRVRHCVTEMNRVRRSAEALKNKDLKLLGEYLNQSHLSLKDDYEVTGKELDALFFAAIKEKSCIGARMTGAGFSGCAIAIVHKDGFEDFAERVGKEYTEQTGFTASFFACQTSDGVSVISV; from the coding sequence TTGAACTTAACAGACGATATACAATTACAAGAATTAAAAAATGCCTTTATTTCTTTTTACGGGAATTCGGAAGAAAAAATTATTTTTGCGGCTTCACCTGCTCGCATAAATATAATAGGCGAACACATAGATTATAACGGAGGTCTTGTACTTCCTGCGTCGGTGAATTTATATTTAAGGATTGCCTTGCGTAAACGGCGGGATAAAAAAATAATTTACCGCTCGGTTAAATCGGAAAAAGTTTTTGAATTTGAGCTTGACGGAAATTTAGCCTTTGATGAAGAAAAAGATTATGCAAATTATTTAAACGGAATGTTTTTGTTTTTAAAAGAAAGGGGCTTAAAGGCCGGTACCGGTTTTGAGCTTTTAATTACAAGCGATATTCCTCAAGGCAGCGGCCTATCTTCTTCTGCTGCCTTGGAACTTTGTTTCGGCAAAATTATTTCTCATGCCTTCGATTTTGAAATCGGCGGAATTGAACTTGCTAAAACCGGCAGGCGTGTCGAAAACGAATTCTTAAGTCTAAAGTCGGGGATTATGGATCAGTTTTCGATAGCAATGGGCAAAAAAAATCAGGCTCTGCTTTTAGACACTTCCTCACTGGAGTATGAGTACATCCCTCTCGAAACCGAGCCTTACCGAATTGTAATTATGAATTCAAATAAGCCCCGCAAATTGACGGAATCGAAATATAATGAAAGAAAGGAAGAATGCGAAAAAGCCCTTGCCTTTTTGCAAAAAGAAAGGGATATAGATTTTTTGTGCGATCTAAGCGTTTCCGATTTTGAAAGCTTGGAGCAAGGCTTGACTTCCAATTTGGGAGAAAAAATTGCCCGCAGGGTAAGGCATTGCGTTACCGAGATGAACAGGGTAAGGCGGAGTGCTGAAGCCTTAAAAAATAAGGACTTAAAACTTTTGGGCGAGTATCTAAACCAATCCCATCTTTCCTTAAAAGACGATTACGAGGTTACCGGAAAAGAACTGGATGCTCTTTTCTTTGCAGCCATAAAAGAAAAAAGCTGTATCGGTGCAAGGATGACAGGTGCCGGCTTTTCGGGCTGTGCCATCGCCATTGTTCACAAGGACGGCTTTGAAGACTTTGCCGAAAGGGTCGGGAAGGAGTACACGGAACAAACCGGCTTTACCGCCTCATTTTTTGCCTGCCAAACATCCGACGGAGTATCTGTTATTTCGGTGTAA
- a CDS encoding ATP-grasp domain-containing protein, whose translation MKENKKRILILGAGLMQGPAIRAAKELGCEVIAVDGNPNAVCAKEADKFFPIDLKDIPSLIDLAKKLKEEGGPADKGIAGLDGVFTAATDFSVSVAAVAESRSLPGHSLEAARRASDKVLMRECFEKHGVPSPKFTHIFKNEIDEALQILKQKTIPFPITVKPADNMGARGCRLVYSQEELRPALEDAVNFSRSGKAIAEEFIDGEEFSLEALVVNGEIFLNALADRHIFFPPYFVEMGHTIPSIKGKEECDELIRVFFLGIRALGLTNGAAKGDIFLRKADPKKGGKRTACVGEIAARLSGGYMSGWTVPYSSGFNVTKAAVKIALGEPVDELPIGEVSGFNSGWADLFTLNRAAQFSAERAALFSAERAWISVPGIIKKIYGLEEARSTKNVKDVLPRLFENDETVFPKNNVEKCGNVLSSAESYEGAVNASMEAVQKIFLRLEKANSKTNLFFEKTNPSIAEQNNYPPNFFKFPEDVYADKIKNKSFDELLENSILIEEDEILYPSFFKDFLNTAFDVHGLSIREAIKKSFDLEPKLKERMLKTQKTGGHLSPHLVLWWKYFIRGSRQGLIYYFDTELCG comes from the coding sequence ATGAAAGAAAATAAAAAGCGGATTTTGATTTTAGGAGCAGGGTTAATGCAGGGGCCTGCAATAAGGGCTGCAAAGGAATTGGGCTGTGAGGTTATAGCTGTCGACGGAAACCCGAATGCGGTTTGTGCAAAAGAGGCCGACAAATTTTTTCCGATAGATTTAAAAGATATTCCTTCCCTCATAGACCTTGCAAAAAAGTTAAAAGAAGAAGGCGGCCCGGCCGATAAGGGCATAGCCGGCCTGGACGGGGTCTTTACTGCAGCTACGGACTTTTCAGTATCGGTTGCAGCCGTTGCAGAAAGTCGGTCTCTTCCCGGGCACAGCTTGGAAGCAGCCCGCCGCGCAAGCGATAAGGTCTTGATGAGGGAGTGCTTTGAAAAGCATGGAGTACCTTCCCCTAAGTTTACCCATATTTTTAAAAACGAAATCGATGAGGCTCTTCAAATCTTAAAACAAAAAACCATTCCCTTTCCTATTACGGTAAAACCTGCCGACAATATGGGAGCCCGCGGCTGCCGCTTGGTCTACTCCCAAGAGGAGCTAAGACCGGCCTTAGAAGATGCCGTAAACTTTTCGCGGAGCGGAAAGGCCATCGCCGAGGAGTTCATCGATGGTGAAGAGTTTTCGCTTGAAGCCCTCGTTGTAAACGGAGAGATTTTTTTAAACGCCCTCGCAGACAGGCATATTTTTTTCCCGCCATACTTTGTCGAAATGGGGCACACGATTCCGTCTATTAAGGGCAAAGAAGAATGCGATGAGCTTATAAGAGTTTTTTTCCTAGGCATAAGGGCCTTGGGGCTTACAAACGGAGCGGCCAAGGGAGATATTTTTTTACGAAAAGCCGATCCTAAAAAGGGCGGCAAACGGACTGCCTGTGTAGGCGAAATCGCAGCCCGCCTTTCAGGGGGCTACATGTCAGGCTGGACGGTTCCCTACTCTTCGGGCTTTAATGTAACTAAGGCCGCCGTCAAAATCGCCCTAGGCGAACCCGTAGATGAACTTCCCATAGGTGAGGTTTCCGGCTTTAATTCCGGATGGGCCGATTTATTCACTTTAAACAGAGCCGCCCAGTTTAGTGCTGAAAGGGCCGCCCTTTTTAGTGCTGAAAGGGCTTGGATTTCGGTGCCGGGCATAATAAAAAAAATATATGGGCTTGAAGAAGCAAGAAGCACAAAAAACGTAAAAGATGTTTTACCCCGCCTCTTTGAAAATGATGAGACTGTCTTCCCCAAAAACAATGTAGAAAAATGCGGCAATGTCCTAAGCTCTGCGGAAAGCTATGAGGGAGCAGTCAATGCAAGCATGGAAGCAGTCCAAAAAATCTTTTTGCGCCTTGAAAAGGCAAACAGCAAAACAAATCTTTTTTTTGAAAAGACAAACCCTTCGATAGCTGAGCAAAATAATTATCCGCCGAACTTTTTTAAATTTCCTGAAGATGTGTACGCAGACAAAATTAAAAACAAAAGCTTCGATGAATTATTGGAAAATTCTATTTTGATAGAAGAAGATGAAATTCTCTACCCTTCATTTTTTAAAGATTTTTTAAATACGGCCTTTGATGTACACGGCCTTTCTATTCGGGAAGCAATAAAAAAATCGTTTGACCTTGAACCGAAGCTAAAAGAACGGATGCTCAAGACTCAAAAAACAGGCGGACACTTAAGCCCTCATCTTGTTTTATGGTGGAAATACTTTATCCGCGGCAGCCGCCAAGGACTGATTTACTATTTTGACACCGAGCTTTGCGGTTAA
- a CDS encoding Nif3-like dinuclear metal center hexameric protein translates to MKLKDLDLYFTELLNIDAFASQDLSQNGVQVQNSGKEIKKVAFAVDACLQSIKTAAERKADMLFVHHGLLWSRSLRIMGNHYHRVKALLDNDIVLYAVHLPLDAHPLYGNNIGLARRLELENLKEFGMYRGINIGFYGSLPAKGGAEEGLEIDEIVNKLFPQGEKPANILPFGPKKIKTVGVISGGAASEIDDAIALGLDLYITGEIEHITYHNALENRINVIAGGHYQTETVGVQLVAKKLELDTNLETCFIDIPTGF, encoded by the coding sequence ATGAAGCTAAAAGACCTTGATCTTTATTTTACCGAGCTATTAAACATAGATGCCTTTGCATCTCAGGATTTGTCGCAAAACGGTGTACAGGTGCAAAACAGCGGAAAAGAGATAAAAAAGGTGGCCTTTGCGGTAGATGCCTGCCTTCAATCCATAAAGACAGCCGCCGAGAGGAAGGCCGACATGCTCTTCGTACACCACGGTCTTTTATGGAGCCGCTCTCTACGGATTATGGGAAATCATTACCATAGAGTAAAGGCTCTTTTGGACAATGATATTGTGCTTTATGCCGTTCACCTTCCCCTTGATGCTCATCCTCTTTACGGTAACAACATCGGTCTTGCCCGCCGCCTTGAGCTTGAAAACTTAAAAGAGTTCGGAATGTACAGGGGTATAAATATCGGTTTTTACGGCAGCCTTCCTGCAAAGGGGGGAGCGGAAGAAGGCTTGGAGATAGACGAGATTGTAAATAAACTTTTTCCCCAAGGAGAAAAACCTGCAAACATTCTTCCCTTCGGACCTAAAAAGATTAAAACCGTGGGAGTTATTTCGGGAGGAGCCGCTTCGGAAATAGACGATGCCATAGCCTTAGGACTCGACTTATATATCACGGGCGAAATAGAACACATTACCTATCACAATGCCCTCGAAAACAGAATAAATGTTATTGCAGGCGGGCATTACCAAACGGAAACCGTAGGCGTTCAATTGGTTGCAAAAAAGCTTGAACTTGATACAAACCTCGAAACCTGTTTTATCGATATTCCGACAGGCTTTTAA
- a CDS encoding Na+/H+ antiporter family protein, protein MINPVIVAVVVMTVLCLLKINILIAIMVSGVIGGLVGGLGLSATISTLISGMGGNAETALSYILLGTLAAAVSQTNIVTLLAVKLSKSLKAKSILFVLIIAFVGCFSQNLIPIHISYIPILIPPLLVVMNSMKLDRRAMACGLTFSVKWPYVTLPVGFGLIFHGIIANSMTQNGVPFEATDVWKAMWIPGLGMLLGLFIAVFFSYRKKREYKDLHPEMNLEQDVKFTSREWFTLLAILAAFVIQILTGSMPLGGLAGILILMLTRVIKVNEVDSTMAEGIKLMGFIAFVMLVAAGFAEVIKATKGVDALVVSSANLIGGSKLLGAVIMLLIGLGITMGIGTSFGTIPIIATIYVPLGVKLGFSPAAIVCLLGTAGALGDAGSPASDSTLGPTAGLNVDGQHDHIWDTCVPTFLHYNIPLIIFGTIAAMFL, encoded by the coding sequence ATGATTAATCCTGTAATAGTAGCTGTTGTTGTTATGACGGTACTATGTCTTCTCAAAATCAATATTTTGATTGCGATTATGGTTTCCGGCGTTATCGGCGGATTGGTTGGAGGTTTAGGTCTATCCGCGACTATAAGCACTCTTATTTCGGGTATGGGAGGCAATGCCGAAACTGCCCTATCTTACATTCTTTTAGGTACATTGGCTGCGGCTGTAAGTCAGACAAATATTGTAACCCTACTTGCAGTAAAACTTTCAAAGAGCCTTAAAGCAAAAAGCATTCTGTTTGTTTTAATAATTGCCTTTGTAGGATGTTTTTCACAAAACCTTATTCCCATCCACATTTCATACATTCCGATTTTGATTCCGCCCCTATTGGTCGTTATGAATTCAATGAAGCTCGACCGAAGAGCCATGGCTTGCGGTCTTACATTCTCCGTTAAGTGGCCCTATGTTACCTTACCTGTAGGTTTCGGTCTTATCTTCCATGGAATTATTGCAAATTCTATGACACAAAACGGAGTACCCTTTGAAGCAACAGATGTATGGAAGGCTATGTGGATTCCCGGCCTCGGAATGCTTTTAGGATTGTTTATTGCAGTATTCTTCTCGTACAGAAAAAAACGCGAATACAAGGATTTACATCCTGAGATGAACCTTGAACAAGACGTAAAATTCACATCCCGTGAATGGTTTACACTCTTGGCCATTCTTGCAGCCTTTGTAATTCAGATTTTGACCGGTTCAATGCCCCTCGGAGGTCTTGCAGGTATCTTAATTTTAATGCTTACCCGCGTTATCAAGGTTAATGAAGTCGACAGCACAATGGCAGAAGGTATAAAACTCATGGGCTTTATCGCCTTTGTTATGCTCGTTGCAGCCGGTTTTGCCGAAGTTATCAAGGCAACAAAGGGTGTTGATGCTTTGGTAGTTTCAAGTGCTAATCTCATCGGAGGAAGCAAGCTCCTTGGTGCCGTTATAATGCTTTTAATCGGTCTCGGTATTACAATGGGTATCGGAACATCTTTCGGTACAATTCCGATTATCGCAACCATCTATGTTCCGCTCGGCGTAAAGTTAGGCTTCAGCCCTGCCGCCATCGTATGCTTACTCGGTACTGCAGGAGCCTTGGGCGATGCAGGTTCTCCCGCATCCGACTCAACCCTCGGACCTACAGCAGGTCTTAACGTAGACGGACAGCACGACCACATCTGGGACACCTGTGTTCCTACCTTCTTGCACTATAATATTCCGTTAATTATATTCGGAACCATAGCTGCAATGTTCCTTTAA
- a CDS encoding Na+/H+ antiporter NhaC family protein, with product MEKSKFKPNGLALLPFLIFVVVYLGIGVTLVAKGDPMGFYGFKGPIAVIVGIVAAFLMHKGAMNEKFDALIKGCGDENIITMCIIYILAGAFSVVSKQMGGVDSTVNLGLTLIPANFVTAGLFIICCFLSIATGTSVGTIAAVGPIAVGFAEKAGISMPLMIASMIGGAMFGDNLSIISDTTIAATRTQDVDMRDKFRVNMTLALPAAILTIILLLIFGRPEVPPQIESLEFNIVKVLPYIFVLVAAIAGLNVFIVLLGGIVFSGVIGMAYGAFDPLQWTNHIYDGFNGMFEIFLLSMLTGGLAYMVTEAGGMEWLLQKIKGMVKGQKSAEVGIGVLTLLTDAATANNTVAIIIDGSIAKEMCEEFKVDPRRSASLLDAFSCVMQGLIPYGAQLLIACSFTNGLVNPVGVIPLLWYQLLLAVFLTLSIFFPFADGYIKKHPWNFEEWKAVKAK from the coding sequence ATGGAAAAATCTAAATTTAAGCCTAATGGTTTAGCTCTGTTGCCGTTTCTCATCTTTGTTGTCGTTTATTTGGGAATAGGTGTAACACTTGTTGCTAAAGGCGATCCGATGGGATTTTATGGATTTAAGGGGCCTATTGCCGTAATTGTAGGTATTGTAGCAGCCTTTTTAATGCACAAAGGGGCTATGAATGAAAAATTTGATGCCTTGATTAAAGGATGCGGAGACGAAAACATCATTACGATGTGTATCATCTACATTTTGGCCGGGGCTTTTTCTGTTGTTTCAAAACAGATGGGCGGTGTCGACTCTACCGTAAATTTAGGCTTAACCCTAATCCCTGCCAACTTTGTTACGGCAGGTCTATTTATAATCTGCTGCTTTTTGTCTATTGCAACAGGTACAAGTGTCGGTACAATCGCTGCCGTAGGTCCTATTGCCGTAGGTTTTGCAGAGAAGGCCGGTATTTCAATGCCTCTCATGATTGCCTCTATGATAGGCGGTGCCATGTTCGGTGATAACCTATCCATTATTTCCGATACAACTATTGCCGCTACAAGAACTCAAGATGTTGATATGCGAGATAAATTCAGGGTTAATATGACTTTAGCTTTACCTGCTGCAATTTTAACCATAATTTTACTTTTGATTTTCGGCCGACCGGAAGTTCCGCCTCAAATAGAATCATTGGAATTCAATATTGTGAAAGTTTTACCTTACATATTTGTATTGGTTGCAGCCATTGCCGGTCTTAATGTTTTTATTGTTCTTCTGGGAGGAATTGTATTTTCAGGTGTTATAGGAATGGCTTATGGCGCATTTGATCCCTTGCAGTGGACTAACCATATCTACGACGGTTTTAACGGAATGTTTGAAATATTCCTACTCTCCATGTTAACGGGAGGTCTTGCCTATATGGTAACAGAGGCCGGCGGTATGGAATGGCTCTTACAAAAAATAAAGGGTATGGTAAAAGGGCAAAAATCGGCAGAGGTCGGTATCGGTGTTTTAACTCTTCTTACCGATGCTGCAACAGCAAATAATACCGTTGCAATTATTATTGACGGCTCCATAGCTAAGGAAATGTGTGAGGAATTTAAGGTTGATCCGCGTAGGTCTGCCTCTCTTCTTGATGCCTTTTCCTGTGTAATGCAGGGATTGATTCCTTACGGAGCCCAGCTTTTAATAGCCTGTTCCTTTACAAACGGTCTTGTAAATCCTGTAGGTGTTATACCGCTATTGTGGTACCAGCTCTTATTGGCTGTATTTTTAACTCTTTCTATCTTCTTCCCCTTTGCCGACGGATACATTAAAAAACATCCTTGGAATTTTGAAGAGTGGAAGGCTGTTAAAGCAAAATAA
- a CDS encoding DMT family transporter yields the protein MTNKLKSYLAALTAIVFFASSFPFSRFALMHFGPEALGFLRCFLASLVLLIMGKFNKLRAPFKLKHIGLFFLSGALGFALYLIVFNIGLRTITAATSSIIIATTPILTAATASILYGEKISKLGYISILAAFCGVLIIILWKGILSINIGILWTVAAAVSFCGYNVLSRKLAKMGYTSIEIVTYSMICAAIILSPFSVEGYKELVSADFRYIGSLLYLGIFTSALGYFFFNKGIEIAEKTSDVTNFIFVNPLIASILSYFILGETLNAGTVIGGTIIIVSIIVFALKGEKKKTLESTTPDAEHRGMLFS from the coding sequence ATGACCAATAAACTAAAATCATATTTGGCTGCCTTGACTGCCATCGTTTTTTTTGCTTCTTCTTTTCCGTTTTCAAGATTTGCTTTAATGCATTTCGGCCCAGAAGCATTAGGTTTTTTAAGATGCTTTTTGGCAAGTCTTGTTCTTTTAATTATGGGAAAGTTTAATAAGCTTAGAGCACCTTTTAAGCTTAAACACATAGGACTATTCTTTTTATCGGGAGCGCTCGGCTTTGCCCTGTATCTTATAGTTTTTAATATCGGACTTAGAACCATCACGGCCGCAACCTCAAGCATTATCATTGCAACAACACCTATACTGACTGCTGCAACGGCTTCAATTCTTTACGGGGAAAAAATAAGCAAACTAGGCTATATTTCTATTTTAGCGGCCTTTTGCGGAGTTTTAATTATTATTTTATGGAAAGGAATTTTATCGATCAACATAGGCATTTTGTGGACTGTAGCGGCAGCGGTTTCTTTTTGCGGATATAATGTTTTAAGCCGCAAACTTGCAAAAATGGGATATACTTCAATAGAAATAGTAACTTACAGCATGATTTGTGCGGCTATTATCTTATCGCCTTTTTCTGTCGAAGGTTATAAAGAACTTGTTTCCGCCGACTTTAGATACATAGGGAGTCTCTTATACCTAGGAATTTTTACCAGTGCATTAGGTTATTTTTTCTTTAATAAGGGAATAGAAATCGCCGAAAAAACAAGCGATGTTACAAATTTTATTTTTGTTAACCCGTTGATTGCAAGTATCTTAAGCTATTTTATCTTAGGTGAAACTTTAAATGCAGGAACGGTAATAGGCGGAACAATAATCATAGTAAGCATCATAGTGTTCGCTCTAAAAGGTGAAAAAAAGAAAACACTTGAATCAACAACCCCCGACGCAGAGCATCGGGGTATGTTGTTCTCATAA
- the megL gene encoding methionine gamma-lyase, which translates to MDRKELEKLGFASKQIHAGSIKNKYGALATPIYQTSTFSFDSAEQGGRRFALEEEGYIYTRLGNPTTTVVEEKLACLENGEACMSASSGIGAVTSCIWSIVNAGDHIVAGKTLYGCTFAFLNHGLSRFGVEVSFVDTRDPENVKKALKPNTKIVYLETPANPNMYLCDIAEISKIAHAHNPECKVIVDNTYMTPYLQRPLDLGADVVLHSATKYLNGHGDVIAGFVVGKKEFIDQVRFVGVKDMTGSTLGPFEAYLIGRGMKTLDIRMEKHCANAQKVAEFLEKHPAVESIAFPGLKSFPQYELAKKQMKLCGAMIAFTVKGGLEAGKTLINSVKFATIAVSLGDAETLIQHPASMTHSPYTPEERAASDIAEGLVRLSVGLEDAEDIIADLKQALDKLVK; encoded by the coding sequence ATGGATAGAAAAGAATTGGAAAAATTAGGATTTGCTTCAAAGCAGATTCACGCAGGAAGCATTAAGAACAAATACGGTGCTCTCGCTACACCTATTTATCAAACTTCAACATTTTCATTTGATTCCGCAGAGCAGGGCGGAAGAAGATTTGCTCTGGAAGAAGAAGGTTATATCTACACCCGCTTGGGAAACCCTACAACTACAGTTGTTGAAGAAAAACTTGCCTGCCTCGAAAACGGAGAAGCATGTATGTCTGCAAGTTCGGGTATCGGCGCCGTTACCTCATGTATTTGGTCAATCGTAAATGCAGGAGACCACATCGTTGCAGGAAAAACTCTTTACGGCTGTACCTTTGCTTTTTTAAATCACGGTCTTTCGCGCTTCGGTGTTGAGGTAAGCTTTGTCGATACACGGGACCCCGAAAACGTTAAAAAGGCTTTAAAACCGAATACAAAAATAGTTTATTTGGAAACACCTGCTAACCCTAACATGTATCTTTGCGATATTGCAGAAATAAGTAAAATTGCTCATGCTCATAATCCCGAATGTAAGGTAATCGTAGACAATACCTATATGACACCTTATCTACAAAGACCTCTTGATTTAGGTGCAGACGTTGTTCTTCACTCTGCAACAAAATACCTAAACGGACATGGAGATGTTATTGCAGGTTTTGTTGTAGGAAAAAAAGAATTCATCGATCAGGTACGCTTTGTAGGCGTCAAGGACATGACTGGTTCTACCTTGGGACCCTTTGAAGCTTACTTAATCGGCAGAGGTATGAAGACCCTCGATATCCGAATGGAAAAGCACTGTGCCAATGCTCAAAAGGTCGCAGAGTTTTTGGAAAAACATCCTGCAGTTGAGTCAATTGCCTTCCCCGGGCTTAAGTCTTTCCCGCAATATGAGCTTGCAAAAAAACAGATGAAGCTTTGCGGAGCCATGATTGCCTTTACCGTTAAGGGCGGATTGGAAGCCGGTAAAACTCTTATAAACTCGGTTAAGTTTGCAACTATTGCAGTAAGCTTAGGTGATGCCGAAACTCTCATCCAGCATCCTGCAAGTATGACCCACTCTCCTTATACGCCTGAAGAAAGAGCTGCCTCGGATATTGCTGAAGGTTTGGTTCGCCTTTCCGTAGGTCTTGAAGATGCGGAAGATATAATTGCCGACTTAAAGCAAGCATTAGATAAGCTTGTTAAATAA
- a CDS encoding aspartate/glutamate racemase family protein — MKAAVFAGTTVDTRMGIELLNRKSIEAIAVPMSNTCEEQSHLQYFSQEALEDLFIEKSNEVIKKGVDIIVIYCNSLSAAVDYEKIQKLLNIEIFSPLDTYKNLPADCMNIAILAANGLAAYTIDKIIQKYNQEKNTIPIGNMSIVQLIEKGLAPSEIVRLLNLKGFLSYLENIEMNDYKIDSLILGCTHFPYIKNELQKHTSIKIIDPADKMLENILHTTLNIKEKKEYAKENTNNDR, encoded by the coding sequence TTGAAAGCGGCCGTATTTGCCGGAACCACGGTTGATACCCGAATGGGAATAGAACTTCTAAATAGAAAAAGTATAGAGGCTATTGCCGTTCCCATGTCAAACACCTGTGAAGAACAGTCACATTTACAGTATTTTTCGCAAGAAGCTCTTGAAGATCTTTTTATTGAAAAGTCGAATGAGGTTATAAAAAAGGGAGTGGATATTATCGTTATATATTGTAATTCTTTAAGTGCTGCCGTAGACTACGAAAAAATACAAAAACTTTTAAATATTGAAATTTTCAGTCCTCTTGATACATATAAAAATTTACCTGCAGATTGTATGAACATAGCTATTTTAGCGGCAAACGGATTAGCTGCATACACAATCGATAAAATTATTCAAAAATATAACCAAGAAAAAAATACCATTCCCATAGGAAACATGAGCATAGTACAGCTCATCGAAAAAGGTCTTGCTCCCTCCGAAATAGTGAGGCTTTTAAACCTTAAAGGCTTTTTGTCTTATCTTGAAAATATCGAGATGAACGATTATAAAATAGACAGCCTGATATTGGGATGCACCCATTTTCCATACATAAAAAACGAACTTCAAAAACACACTTCAATTAAAATTATAGATCCGGCAGATAAAATGCTGGAAAACATATTACATACTACGTTAAATATCAAGGAGAAAAAAGAGTATGCAAAAGAAAACACAAACAATGACCGGTAA